The Candidatus Effluviviaceae Genus I sp. region CTCCTCGTACTTGATCCCGGAGACCCCCGCGACAAGCAGGAGCGGCCCCGCGATCTCCCGGACGGTCCTGTACTCCTTCAGCATCGTCTCTCCCCTGCTCGGTTCAGACCTGAGCGCCCTCGCGCTTCTCGACGAGCGCGCGCACCTGCGACTCGATGCGCGTCGCGATGGCATCCAGCTCCGCGACGTCCGACTCCGGGACGTAGCGAGACCGCGCGATCTCCCCGACGACCCCCAGCGCGAACAGATCCTCCGCCTGGACGCCCAGCTCGACGGCCTCGCTCGCGATCCGGCTGAACGCCATGATGTTCCGGAGCATCCGGTACTGCTTCGGGAACGACGTGTACGTGTCCACGTCGTCGAAGGCGTTCTGGTGAAGGAAGTCCTCGCGCAGGGCCTTCGCGGTGCCGAGGACGAGGCGGTCGCGGTTCGAGAGCGCGTCCACGCCGACGAGCCGCGCGATCTCCTTGAGCTCCGCCTCCTGCTGCAGGACCCTCATCGCCGCCTGCCGCGTCGTCTCCCAGTCCTCGGACACCTCGCGGCGGAAGTAGTCCGCGAGGCTGTCGTGGTAGAGCGAGTAGCTCGTGAGCCAGTTGATGGCCGGGAAGTGGCGCTCGTACGCGAGCCAGTCCTCGAGCGACCAGAACACCTTGACGACCTTGAGCGTCGCCTGGACGACCGGGTCCGAGAGGTCGCCGCCGGGCGGCGAGACCGCGCCCACCGCGGAGAGCGCACCGACGCGGCGGTCGGACCCGAGGCACACGACCCGACCCGCGCGCTCATAGAACTGCGCGGCGCGCGCAGGGAGGTAGGCCGGGTACCCCTCCTCGCCCGGCATCTCCTCGAGGCGGCCCGACATCTCGCGGAGCGCCTCGGCCCAGCGGGAGGTCGAGTCGGCCATGAGCGCGACGGAGTAGCCCATGTCGCGGAAGTACTCCGCGATCGTGATGCCCGTGTAGATGGACGCCTCGCGCGCGGCGACCGGCATGTTCGAGGTGTTGGCGACGAGGACGGTCCGCTTCATGAGCGGCTCTCCGGAGCGCGGGTCGGTGAGCTCGGGGAACTCCCTGAGCACGTCGGTCATCTCGTTCCCGCGCTCGCCGCAGCCGATGTAGACGACGATCTCGGCGTCGGCCCACTTGGCGAGCTGATGCTGGATGACGGTCTTCCCGGCGCCGAACGGGCCCGGCACGCACCCGGTGCCGCCCTTCCCGATCGGGAAGAACGCGTCCACGACGCGCTGCCCGGTGACGAGCGGCTCCTCGGGCGTGAGACGCTCCTGGTAGGGCCTCGCGAGGCGGACGGGCCACCGGTGCATGAGCCGAAGCTCGTGCGTCCCCCCGCCGTCCTCGAGCTCGCCGATGACGTCCTCGACCGCGAACTCGCCGCTCGCGAGCCTCCTGATCGTCCCCTTCACGCCGGGCGGCACGAGCACCTTGTGGACAACGAGGCTCGTCTCCGGCACGGT contains the following coding sequences:
- a CDS encoding V-type ATP synthase subunit A; the encoded protein is MAQSKVQGSIRKVSGPLVVADGMREARMFDVVLVSDKRLIGEIIEVRGDLASIQVYEDTGGLGPGEPVVSLGEPLSVELGPGLIESIYDGIQRPLDQIRSKVGDHVTRGVHVPGLDRSKKWEFTATAKAGDEVTGGDVLGTVPETSLVVHKVLVPPGVKGTIRRLASGEFAVEDVIGELEDGGGTHELRLMHRWPVRLARPYQERLTPEEPLVTGQRVVDAFFPIGKGGTGCVPGPFGAGKTVIQHQLAKWADAEIVVYIGCGERGNEMTDVLREFPELTDPRSGEPLMKRTVLVANTSNMPVAAREASIYTGITIAEYFRDMGYSVALMADSTSRWAEALREMSGRLEEMPGEEGYPAYLPARAAQFYERAGRVVCLGSDRRVGALSAVGAVSPPGGDLSDPVVQATLKVVKVFWSLEDWLAYERHFPAINWLTSYSLYHDSLADYFRREVSEDWETTRQAAMRVLQQEAELKEIARLVGVDALSNRDRLVLGTAKALREDFLHQNAFDDVDTYTSFPKQYRMLRNIMAFSRIASEAVELGVQAEDLFALGVVGEIARSRYVPESDVAELDAIATRIESQVRALVEKREGAQV